A section of the Centroberyx gerrardi isolate f3 chromosome 8, fCenGer3.hap1.cur.20231027, whole genome shotgun sequence genome encodes:
- the hira gene encoding protein HIRA isoform X2, producing MKLLKPSWVSHNGKPIFSVDIHPDGTKFATGGQGEDSGKVMIWNMAPVLREEDEKNENIPKMLCQMDNHLACVNCVRWSNNGLYLASGGDDKLVMVWKRAAFIGPSTVFGSSSKLANVEQWRCVTILRNHTGDVMDVAWSPHDVWLASCSVDNTIVIWNARKFPEMVTCLRGHTGLVKGLTWDPVGKYIASQADDHSLKVWRTMDWQLETNITKPFSECGGTTHVLRLSWSPDGQYLVSAHAMNNSGPTAQIVERDGWKTNMDFVGHRKAVTVVKFNPKIFKKKQKNGSSPKPSCPYCCCAVGSKDRSLSVWLTSLKRPLVVIHDLFDKSIMDISWTLTGLGILVCSMDGTVAYLDFSLDELGDPLNEEEKNTIHQNIYGKSLAITSTEAQLSTTIIENPEMLKYQQERQNSAQAVAGPGAAGPESTTPKLNSVMNGESLEDIRKNLLKKQVETRTADGRRRITPLCIAQLDTGDFSPALFNSVPILPGSSMPSQLTPQLSSDSSQGQASSLGLRPGHDPLLTSPPPGGSKGLDDNKDGVKSNLLLTSASKIEPMKALDSRFTERSKATPGVTAAISSTAGLTPLDRAKDGVLKDVKNKEETSSDSEDKMAAINKNLSFTKRKADLLMEGGEVVEKRKKGRPRKDKMATPISQPFTQLTPPSEKEPSRVAASPAAVAVLKLPTPSTKKAFSLQVSMEPSVFLEVENEVSVVAGTKLSQLRCSRDGRDWDTLLPSSIITAAGSSDVIAVACEDRMLSVFSSCGRRLLPAIQLATAMSALHCSGHYVMALTAGAMLSVWDVQKQTAQVKNESLLTILSAADITVSQSLLTQQGVPVIGLSNGKSYCFNSSLETWTLIADKGDSLVQCADFRGCLLTQDAPVSSGPLAVMQGRNLNAGRLASRLSSTPHHLQQSMTLAFLENQLAAALTLLSAQEYRYWLLIYARFLVNEGSEYRLRELCKELLGPVHKSAATAWEPTTLGLRKRELLRELLPVIGQNLRFQRLFTEYQDQLELLRNK from the exons ATGAAGCTGCTGAAACCGAGCTGGGTCAGCCACAACG GCAAACCAATATTTTCGGTTGACATCCATCCTGATGGGACAAAATTTGCCACCGGTGGGcaag ggGAGGATTCTGGGAAGGTGATGATCTGGAACATGGCGCCGGTCCTGCGAGAGGAGGACGAGAAGAACGAGAACATTCCCAAGATGCTTTGCCAGATGGACAATCACCTAG CGTGCGTGAACTGTGTTCGCTGGTCCAACAACGGGCTTTACCTCGCTTCAGGAGGAGACGACAAGCTGGTCATGGTGTGGAAGAGAGCCGC GTTCATCGGTCCCAGCACAGTGTTTGGGTCCAGCAGTAAGCTGGCTAACGTGGAGCAGTGGAGGTGTGTTACCATACTGAGGAACCACACTggag atgtgaTGGACGTGGCCTGGTCTCCTCATGACGTGTGGCTGGCCTCCTGCAGCGTCGACAACACCATCGTCATCTGGAACGCACGCAAATTCCCGGAGATGGTGACGTGCCTGCGGGGGCACACCGGCCTGGTGAAGGGCCTGACCTGGGACCCGGTGGGGAAGTACATCGCCTCCCAGGCCGACGACCACAGCCTCAAAGTCTGGAGGACCATGGACTGGCAGCTGGAGACCAACATCACCAAGCCCTTCAGCGAG tgcggCGGGACGACCCACGTCCTGCGTCTGTCCTGGTCTCCAGACGGTCAGTATCTGGTGTCGGCTCACGCCATGAACAACTCCGGTCCCACCGCTCAGATCGTAGAGAGAGACGGCTGGAAGACCAACATGGACTTTGTGGGCCACCGTAAAGCCGTCACCGTGGTG aaaTTCAACCCAAAAATCTttaagaagaagcagaagaacggCAGCTCTCCGAAGCCCAGCTGTCCGTACTGCTGCTGCGCCGTCGGCAGCAAAGACCGCTCGCTCTCCGTCTGG CTGACCTCTCTGAAGCGCCCCCTGGTGGTGATCCACGACCTGTTTGATAAATCCATCATGGACATTTCCTG gactCTGACGGGCCTGGGAATCTTGGTGTGCTCTATGGACGGGACGGTGGCCTATCTAGACTTCTCATTGGACGAACTGGGAGACCCGCTCAACGAGGAGGAGAAG aaCACCATCCACCAGAACATCTACGGTAAGAGTCTGGCCATCACCAGCACCGAGGCCCAGctctccaccaccatcatcGAGAACCCGGAGATGCTGAAGTACCAGCAGGAGCGGCAGAACTCGGCCCAGGCCGTCGCCGGGCCGGGCGCCGCCGGCCCAGAATCCACCACTCCCAAACTGAACAGCGTGATGAACGGAGAGTCTCTGGAGGACATCAGGAAG AACCTTCTGAAGAAGCAGGTGGAGACGAGAACCGCAGACGGCCGGAGACGCATCACTCCGCTCTGTATCGCTCAGCTGGACACAGG ggaTTTCTCTCCAGCTCTGTTCAACAGTGTTCCCATCCTGCCCGGCTCCTCCATGCCCAGCCAGCTGACGCCCCAGCTCAGCTCCGACTCCAGCCAGGGACAGGCCTCCTCTCTGGGGCTGCGGCCCGGCCACGACCCCCTGCTCACCTCGCCCCCGCCCGGCGGCTCCAAGGGCCTGGACGACAACAAGGACGG AGTGAAGTCCAACCTCCTGCTGACCTCCGCCTCCAAGATCGAGCCAATGAAAGCTCTGGACTCCAGGTTCACCGAGAGGTCAAAGGCCACGCCCGGCGTCACGGCCGCCATCTCCTCCACCGCCGGGCTCACGCCGCTAGACAG GGCGAAAGACGGCGTCCTGAAAGACGTGAAGAACAAAGAGGAGACCAGCAGCGACAGCGAGGACAAGATGGCCGCCATCAACAAGAACCTGTCGTTCACCAAGAGGAAGGCCGACCTGCTGATGGAGGGAGGCGAGGTggtggagaagaggaagaagggacGGCCCAGGAAAGACAAGATGGCCACGCCCATCTCCCAGCCCTTCACCCAG ttgACTCCTCCATCAGAGAAGGAGCCCAGCAGAGTAGCAGCTTCTCCAGCTGCTGTAGCTGTTCTCAAACTACCGACACCCAGCACAAAGAAGGCCTTCAGCCTGCAG gtgAGCATGGAGCCCTCGGTGTTCCTGGAGGTGGAGAACGAGGTGTCGGTGGTCGCAGGAACCAAACTCAGCCAGCTGCGATGTTCCAGAGACGGACGGGACTGGGACACACTGCTGCCCAGCTCCATCATCACTGCTGCTGGGAGCAG TGATGTCATCGCGGTGGCGTGCGAGGACAGGATGTTGTCGGTGTTCTCTTCCTGCGGGCGGCGGCTGCTCCCGGCCATCCAGCTGGCCACCGCCATGTCGGCCCTGCACTGCTCCGGTCACTACGTCATGGCTCTGACCGCCGGGGCCATGCTGTCCGTCTG GGACGTCCAGAAGCAGACGGCTCAGGTGAAGAACGAGTCTCTGCTCACCATACTGTCAG CTGCTGACATCACCGTGTCTCAGTCTCTGCTGACTCAGCAGGGAGTTCCAGTCATCGGTCTGTCCAACGGGAAATCCTACTGCTTCAACTCCTCTCTAGAGACATG gacTCTGATAGCAGATAAAGGAGACTCTCTGGTCCAGTGCGCCGACTTCAGGGGATGCTTGCTTACCCAAGATGCACCTGTGTCCTCGGGACCGCTGGCCGTCATGCAGGGACGCAACCTCAa TGCGGGTCGCCTGGCGTCCCGTCTGTCCTCCACCCCTCACCACCTGCAGCAGAGCATGACGCTGGCCTTCCTGGAGAACCAGCTGGCGGCGGCTCTGACTCTGCTGTCCGCCCAGGAGTATCGCTACTGGCTGCTCATCTACGCCCGCTTCCTCGTCAACGAAG ggtcaGAGTATCGTCTCAGAGAGCTCTGTAAGGAGCTGCTGGGTCCCGTCCACAAGTCTGCTGCTACAGCCTGGGAGCCAACCACTCTG ggtcTACGTAAACGTGAGTTGCTGCGGGAGTTGTTGCCGGTCATCGGTCAAAACCTTCGATTCCAGAGACTGTTCACCGAATACCAGGACCAGCTGGAGCTGCTGCGcaacaaataa
- the slc2a8 gene encoding solute carrier family 2, facilitated glucose transporter member 8 has protein sequence MDIQDERRRLLDAEGGDEDANSGLRSEQDAYLDKVRNGKLYLATFVSVLGPMSFGFVLGYSSPAIPELSRIPDLRLRLDDDQASWFGSIVTVGAAVGGLLGGWMVEKIGRKLSLMFCSLPFVFGFTVIIAAQNVWMLYLGRVLTGLASGVTSLVVPLYISEMAHERVRGTIGSCVQLMVVLGIMGAYLTGLFLDWRWLAICSSVPPTLMMVFMCFMPETPRFLLSQGKRREAEEALRFLRGPDAPVEWECARIEDASDEQGASFQTADLKDPGVYKPLGIGIMLMFFQQLTGINAIMFYAENIFEQAHFKDSDLATVIVALTQVVFTGVAALIMDKAGRKVLLIISGVAMAISTTAFGVYFYLMNRLHSEASVSVLSALRGGWSQEPHPDLAWLALASMGVFITGFALGWGPIPWLVMSEIFPTKVRGFASAACVLTNWGTAFIITKTFQDLMDLLTSAGTFWLFAVMCALNVVFTIAFVPETKGKTLEQIQANFRGTPAR, from the exons ATGGACATCCAGGACGAAAGGAGACGGCTGCTGGATGCAGAAGGGGGAGATGAGGACGCAAACAGCGGGCTGAGGTCCGAGCAGGATGCCTATCTGGa CAAAGTGAGGAATGGGAAGTTGTACCTGGCGACGTTCGTCTCGGTCCTGGGACCCATGAGCTTCGGCTTCGTGTTGGGCTACAGCTCCCCGGCTATTCCAGAACTTTCCAGGATCCCAGACCTGAGGCTGCGGCTGGACGATGACCAGGCCTCCTGGTTCGGG tccaTCGTGACGGTGGGGGCGGCGGTGGGCGGCCTGCTGGGCGGCTGGATGGTGGAGAAGATCGGCAGGAAGCTCAGTCTGATGTTCTGCTCGCTGCCGTTCGTCTTCGGCTTCACCGTCATCATCGCGGCTCAGAACGTGTGGATGCTGTACCTGGGCCGCGTGCTGACCGGCCTGGCCAGCGGCGTCACCTCGCTCGTCGTCCCG CTGTATATTTCGGAGATGGCACATGAGCGAGTCCGCGGGACGATCGGCTCCTGCGTGCAGCTCATGGTGGTGCTCGGCATCATGGGAGCGTATCTCACAG GACTCTTCCTGGACTGGCGCTGGCTGGCGATCTGCAGCTCGGTCCCTCCCACGCTCATGATGGTGTTCATGTGCTTCATGCCGGAGACGCCCCGGTTCCTGCTGTCCCAGGGCAAGAGGCGCGAGGCCGAGGAGGCGCTGCGCTTCCTGCGCGGCCCGGACGCCCCGGTGGAGTGGGAGTGCGCCCGCATCGAGGACGCCAGCGACGAGCAG GGTGCCAGCTTCCAGACTGCAGACCTGAAGGACCCGGGTGTCTACAAGCCTCTGGGCATCGGCATCATGCTGATGTTCTTCCAGCAGCTGACTGGCATCAACGCCATCATGTTCTACGCCGAGAACATATTTGAACAGGCGCATTTTAAG GACAGCGACCTGGCCACCGTGATCGTGGCTCTGACTCAGGTCGTGTTCACAGGAGTGGCAGCGCTGATCATGGACAAGGCCGGGAGGAAAGTCCTTCTCATCATCTCAG GCGTTGCCATGGCGATCAGCACCACGGCGTTCGGGGTTTACTTCTACCTGATGAACAGACTCCACTCCGAGGCCTCGGTGAGCGTCCTGTCGGCGCTGCGGGGGGGGTGGAGCCAGGAGCCGCACCCCGACCTGGCCTGGCTCGCCCTCGCCAGCATGGGGGTTTTCATCACAG GTTTCGCTCTGGGCTGGGGTCCGATCCCCTGGCTGGTGATGTCGGAGATCTTCCCCACCAAAGTGAGGGGGTTTGCCAGCGCGGCGTGTGTCCTCACCAACTGGGGAACGGCCTTCATCATCACCAAGACCTTCCAGGACCTGATG GATCTGCTCACCAGCGCTGGAACCTTCTGGCTGTTTGCGGTGATGTGCGCTCTGAACGTCGTCTTCACCATCGCCTTCGTCCCAGAGACCAAGGGCAAGACGCTCGAGCAAATCCAAGCCAACTTCAGAGGGACGCCGGCTCGATAA
- the hira gene encoding protein HIRA isoform X1 codes for MKLLKPSWVSHNGKPIFSVDIHPDGTKFATGGQGEDSGKVMIWNMAPVLREEDEKNENIPKMLCQMDNHLACVNCVRWSNNGLYLASGGDDKLVMVWKRAAFIGPSTVFGSSSKLANVEQWRCVTILRNHTGDVMDVAWSPHDVWLASCSVDNTIVIWNARKFPEMVTCLRGHTGLVKGLTWDPVGKYIASQADDHSLKVWRTMDWQLETNITKPFSECGGTTHVLRLSWSPDGQYLVSAHAMNNSGPTAQIVERDGWKTNMDFVGHRKAVTVVKFNPKIFKKKQKNGSSPKPSCPYCCCAVGSKDRSLSVWLTSLKRPLVVIHDLFDKSIMDISWTLTGLGILVCSMDGTVAYLDFSLDELGDPLNEEEKNTIHQNIYGKSLAITSTEAQLSTTIIENPEMLKYQQERQNSAQAVAGPGAAGPESTTPKLNSVMNGESLEDIRKNLLKKQVETRTADGRRRITPLCIAQLDTGDFSPALFNSVPILPGSSMPSQLTPQLSSDSSQGQASSLGLRPGHDPLLTSPPPGGSKGLDDNKDGVKSNLLLTSASKIEPMKALDSRFTERSKATPGVTAAISSTAGLTPLDSRAKDGVLKDVKNKEETSSDSEDKMAAINKNLSFTKRKADLLMEGGEVVEKRKKGRPRKDKMATPISQPFTQLTPPSEKEPSRVAASPAAVAVLKLPTPSTKKAFSLQVSMEPSVFLEVENEVSVVAGTKLSQLRCSRDGRDWDTLLPSSIITAAGSSDVIAVACEDRMLSVFSSCGRRLLPAIQLATAMSALHCSGHYVMALTAGAMLSVWDVQKQTAQVKNESLLTILSAADITVSQSLLTQQGVPVIGLSNGKSYCFNSSLETWTLIADKGDSLVQCADFRGCLLTQDAPVSSGPLAVMQGRNLNAGRLASRLSSTPHHLQQSMTLAFLENQLAAALTLLSAQEYRYWLLIYARFLVNEGSEYRLRELCKELLGPVHKSAATAWEPTTLGLRKRELLRELLPVIGQNLRFQRLFTEYQDQLELLRNK; via the exons ATGAAGCTGCTGAAACCGAGCTGGGTCAGCCACAACG GCAAACCAATATTTTCGGTTGACATCCATCCTGATGGGACAAAATTTGCCACCGGTGGGcaag ggGAGGATTCTGGGAAGGTGATGATCTGGAACATGGCGCCGGTCCTGCGAGAGGAGGACGAGAAGAACGAGAACATTCCCAAGATGCTTTGCCAGATGGACAATCACCTAG CGTGCGTGAACTGTGTTCGCTGGTCCAACAACGGGCTTTACCTCGCTTCAGGAGGAGACGACAAGCTGGTCATGGTGTGGAAGAGAGCCGC GTTCATCGGTCCCAGCACAGTGTTTGGGTCCAGCAGTAAGCTGGCTAACGTGGAGCAGTGGAGGTGTGTTACCATACTGAGGAACCACACTggag atgtgaTGGACGTGGCCTGGTCTCCTCATGACGTGTGGCTGGCCTCCTGCAGCGTCGACAACACCATCGTCATCTGGAACGCACGCAAATTCCCGGAGATGGTGACGTGCCTGCGGGGGCACACCGGCCTGGTGAAGGGCCTGACCTGGGACCCGGTGGGGAAGTACATCGCCTCCCAGGCCGACGACCACAGCCTCAAAGTCTGGAGGACCATGGACTGGCAGCTGGAGACCAACATCACCAAGCCCTTCAGCGAG tgcggCGGGACGACCCACGTCCTGCGTCTGTCCTGGTCTCCAGACGGTCAGTATCTGGTGTCGGCTCACGCCATGAACAACTCCGGTCCCACCGCTCAGATCGTAGAGAGAGACGGCTGGAAGACCAACATGGACTTTGTGGGCCACCGTAAAGCCGTCACCGTGGTG aaaTTCAACCCAAAAATCTttaagaagaagcagaagaacggCAGCTCTCCGAAGCCCAGCTGTCCGTACTGCTGCTGCGCCGTCGGCAGCAAAGACCGCTCGCTCTCCGTCTGG CTGACCTCTCTGAAGCGCCCCCTGGTGGTGATCCACGACCTGTTTGATAAATCCATCATGGACATTTCCTG gactCTGACGGGCCTGGGAATCTTGGTGTGCTCTATGGACGGGACGGTGGCCTATCTAGACTTCTCATTGGACGAACTGGGAGACCCGCTCAACGAGGAGGAGAAG aaCACCATCCACCAGAACATCTACGGTAAGAGTCTGGCCATCACCAGCACCGAGGCCCAGctctccaccaccatcatcGAGAACCCGGAGATGCTGAAGTACCAGCAGGAGCGGCAGAACTCGGCCCAGGCCGTCGCCGGGCCGGGCGCCGCCGGCCCAGAATCCACCACTCCCAAACTGAACAGCGTGATGAACGGAGAGTCTCTGGAGGACATCAGGAAG AACCTTCTGAAGAAGCAGGTGGAGACGAGAACCGCAGACGGCCGGAGACGCATCACTCCGCTCTGTATCGCTCAGCTGGACACAGG ggaTTTCTCTCCAGCTCTGTTCAACAGTGTTCCCATCCTGCCCGGCTCCTCCATGCCCAGCCAGCTGACGCCCCAGCTCAGCTCCGACTCCAGCCAGGGACAGGCCTCCTCTCTGGGGCTGCGGCCCGGCCACGACCCCCTGCTCACCTCGCCCCCGCCCGGCGGCTCCAAGGGCCTGGACGACAACAAGGACGG AGTGAAGTCCAACCTCCTGCTGACCTCCGCCTCCAAGATCGAGCCAATGAAAGCTCTGGACTCCAGGTTCACCGAGAGGTCAAAGGCCACGCCCGGCGTCACGGCCGCCATCTCCTCCACCGCCGGGCTCACGCCGCTAGACAG CAGGGCGAAAGACGGCGTCCTGAAAGACGTGAAGAACAAAGAGGAGACCAGCAGCGACAGCGAGGACAAGATGGCCGCCATCAACAAGAACCTGTCGTTCACCAAGAGGAAGGCCGACCTGCTGATGGAGGGAGGCGAGGTggtggagaagaggaagaagggacGGCCCAGGAAAGACAAGATGGCCACGCCCATCTCCCAGCCCTTCACCCAG ttgACTCCTCCATCAGAGAAGGAGCCCAGCAGAGTAGCAGCTTCTCCAGCTGCTGTAGCTGTTCTCAAACTACCGACACCCAGCACAAAGAAGGCCTTCAGCCTGCAG gtgAGCATGGAGCCCTCGGTGTTCCTGGAGGTGGAGAACGAGGTGTCGGTGGTCGCAGGAACCAAACTCAGCCAGCTGCGATGTTCCAGAGACGGACGGGACTGGGACACACTGCTGCCCAGCTCCATCATCACTGCTGCTGGGAGCAG TGATGTCATCGCGGTGGCGTGCGAGGACAGGATGTTGTCGGTGTTCTCTTCCTGCGGGCGGCGGCTGCTCCCGGCCATCCAGCTGGCCACCGCCATGTCGGCCCTGCACTGCTCCGGTCACTACGTCATGGCTCTGACCGCCGGGGCCATGCTGTCCGTCTG GGACGTCCAGAAGCAGACGGCTCAGGTGAAGAACGAGTCTCTGCTCACCATACTGTCAG CTGCTGACATCACCGTGTCTCAGTCTCTGCTGACTCAGCAGGGAGTTCCAGTCATCGGTCTGTCCAACGGGAAATCCTACTGCTTCAACTCCTCTCTAGAGACATG gacTCTGATAGCAGATAAAGGAGACTCTCTGGTCCAGTGCGCCGACTTCAGGGGATGCTTGCTTACCCAAGATGCACCTGTGTCCTCGGGACCGCTGGCCGTCATGCAGGGACGCAACCTCAa TGCGGGTCGCCTGGCGTCCCGTCTGTCCTCCACCCCTCACCACCTGCAGCAGAGCATGACGCTGGCCTTCCTGGAGAACCAGCTGGCGGCGGCTCTGACTCTGCTGTCCGCCCAGGAGTATCGCTACTGGCTGCTCATCTACGCCCGCTTCCTCGTCAACGAAG ggtcaGAGTATCGTCTCAGAGAGCTCTGTAAGGAGCTGCTGGGTCCCGTCCACAAGTCTGCTGCTACAGCCTGGGAGCCAACCACTCTG ggtcTACGTAAACGTGAGTTGCTGCGGGAGTTGTTGCCGGTCATCGGTCAAAACCTTCGATTCCAGAGACTGTTCACCGAATACCAGGACCAGCTGGAGCTGCTGCGcaacaaataa